TGGTATCGCGAGTGGCTGCAAGGACGGCGTCTACGGGATTCGAATGATTGCGATGCGCCGCTTGAACGGCCCTTCCCAGTTGAATCCCCATGGTCACGGTTCCGCGAACGGCCGTGTTTTTCATCTGTTCACCCGTCATCGGATAATCGACGAGGTGGGAATACCCGCCCATTTTGACGGTGCACGCGCGCGCAAACGATTCGAGCCGGAAGTTGTCCACCGTCTCAAACAGCACGACGTTCCCCCACTCGTCTGCAATACACGCTGGCGTTCCCGAAACGCCAAGGATGTGGAACGTCTCCATCTGCAACTCCGGGAACGCTCGGCCCATGCCGTCTCCGTCGACGACCGGCAAGCCCATCCGGGCGGCGACGACGAACGGAATCATGCTGTTCATCCCGCCACACTCGATCGGGCAAAGCGCCGTCACCGATTTGCCTAAATGCCGCTCCATGCGCCGCACCGCGAGATACCCTTCCTCCCCGGCCGGCACCTTTTCCAAAAAGACCGTCGGTGCCCCCATCATCGCGACGGGGAAGACGACGTCGTCACGCTCGACCTCATCCAAAGAAATCAGTTCAACCGGGCCATGCTCGCGGATGGCCTGTTGTGCCATCAATTTTCCGATGAGCGGATCACCCCCGCCACCCGTCCCAAGAATGGCCGCACCAATCGACAAGGCTTCTAAATCCTGCTCAGTGATTCGCATAGGCGCCCACCTTTGAACCGAAGTTGTACGTCGCAAGCGTCCCGGCAACGGTCACTTTGATTCGCACGGCATTGCCCGGCAGGTAGGCAATCGGAATCTCTTCAATTTCGACGATCTCGATGGTCGACGCCTCCGCCCCCGCCCGAATGGCTTCCGCAATCGCGATGGACTTGGCCTCTTCCAGGACTTCCTCGCGCGATTTCTGATCCATCGCGAATATCCGATCCACCCGTCCGCTCACCTGAGCAATGGCTGCGCCAATTGCGTTGGCTACGTCAAAGTTCTCCGGACGATGCACTTCCGAGGCGCCTTCCAATTCACTCGGAAGCAAGACGCTGCCCCCGCCGACCAAAATCAGCGGCACAGGTTCTGCACTCGTCTTCATCCTGTCGATGGCCTCCGCCGTCTTTGCCATTGCGATATCGTAGGCCTTCTGTGCGAAGTCCGTCGGCAAATGGACCGCGTGCGTCCCTACACTCGCCTTGCCGAGGGACACGACGATATCAGTGAAGGTCGTCGTGTCGCCGCCGAATGCGCGCCCTTCCTCCACAATGCGGTAACCAACACTCTTGGGCCCCACTTCGATGCCAGCTTCCGACTCGATCACCCGGCTTCCGCCACCCAGGCCAATCGAGTACAAGTCCGGCATCCGGAAGTTGGTTCTCACGCCGCCGACATCGACCGCGACGAAAGACTCCCTCGGGAATCCATTCACAAGCACCCCGACGTCCGTCGACGTGCCGCCGACATCGACGACAATCGCATTCTTTAAGCCCGTGAGGTACGCCGCGCCGCGCATACTATTCGTGGGTCCGCAGGCGATGGTGAGAATCGGATACAACAAGGCGTACTCGACGGACATCAACGTGCCATCGTTTTGCGCCAGGTAGAGTGCGGCATGCACGCCGAGATCGGCCAGCGCTTGTTGGAACGACATCGTCGCCCGCTTCGCGACGCTCGACACAGCCGCGTTCAACACCGTGGCGTTCTCTCGCTCTAACAGCCCAACGCTGCCCAACTGGTAGGACAGGGAGATAGGGATCTCTTCGCCGAGGACTTCGCGGAAAATCCCTGCTGCACGTTCCTCGTGGTCAGTATTCACAGGTGAGAACACGCCCGTGATGGCGACCGCCTGAACTTTATTCTTCACCGATTCGGCGATACTGCGAATCTCCGCCTCGTCCAACGGTGCGATTTCGCGACCATCGAACTCGTGTCCGCCACCGACAATCCAGGAGTACTCAGCGTAGCGGGCGCGCAAATCGTCCGGCCAACCAGCCAGCGGTTTGACGGCCCGCGTCGCCGGTGCGCCCAAGCGAACAATCGCCACGTCGTTCAGTTCGCGGCGCTCGATGATGGCGTTGGTCACCTGCGTCGTGCCAAGCATTGCGTGGGAAATTTGTGCACCATCCACGCCACTTTGCTCAAGAACTCTGCCTACGCCGGTGCGAATGCCCGTGACAATATCTGAAGTGACTGCCGTTTTCGTCTTCGCAATCACACGATTTTCCTTATCCAATAAAACGACGTCCGTATTCGTCCCACCAACGTCAATTCCCAAGCGGTAAGTCATACAATTTCCTCCTAGCCATTCTCGAGTCAGTCACTTACGCGTTCTGTGTTGTCAGTGGCCTGAGCGGTTTAAAGTCGAAATCGTATCCAAAGTACCTCGGCCCGACCAATTCCAAACACTCGGGCCGGTGCCATACGGGTGCACAAGGCATCGTGATGACAATCACGCGTTGGCCGTAGCGCAACTCTTCCGTCGTGATGGGGTGAATCGTCTCTTGATCTAAAACCGTAATCAAATCCGGCACCGTCGCAACGGGCTCCCCATCGCGCATCGCGATGAGATTCTCGTTTTGAAACTCGAGTCTGCAGACCGATCCGCTATCCACCCCCATCCCTTCGAGCGTCACGGTGCCACGGGCGAATCCATCGACGGTTCGGCGCATGACGTCGGTCAGCTTGCCGCGAAACACTTCCACGCCATCCGTAAATTTGAGGAGGTTTGCGAGCCGGACTGCCGCATCCTCTTTCGCTTCGAGCAGTTCGCCAATCTTCATGGCTGTAGATAAGGTGCCATGCACTAAATTTGGCGCCATCTTGTCGGCATTTGCGCCGTACAGAGCCAACATGGAAGAACCACCCATGACAATCGTCGCATTCCTCGAAAGCGCCTCCGTCCAGGCCCCATTCACAGTAGACAGCAGAACCGTGTTTCCCTTTTCGTCCGCAACCATCATCGGCGTCGCCGAAATGCCGCCAAAGTGCAGTGCGGTCATCGGAATCTCTGGGAACGCACGCCCCATGCCATCTGCGTCC
Above is a genomic segment from Alicyclobacillus acidoterrestris containing:
- a CDS encoding DUF917 domain-containing protein; its protein translation is MRITEQDLEALSIGAAILGTGGGGDPLIGKLMAQQAIREHGPVELISLDEVERDDVVFPVAMMGAPTVFLEKVPAGEEGYLAVRRMERHLGKSVTALCPIECGGMNSMIPFVVAARMGLPVVDGDGMGRAFPELQMETFHILGVSGTPACIADEWGNVVLFETVDNFRLESFARACTVKMGGYSHLVDYPMTGEQMKNTAVRGTVTMGIQLGRAVQAAHRNHSNPVDAVLAATRDTIYGHGIALFRGKVVDISRRTSDGFAIGQARLQGFEEDAGKTMVIDFQNENLIAKVDGQVVASVPDLITLLDPDTGHAITNERLRYGQRVVAIGIPTPEIMRSEAALAVWGPKHFGYDIPFVPLERAYPAFYQQVGVPNEKEKYLLQSSDASR
- a CDS encoding hydantoinase/oxoprolinase N-terminal domain-containing protein; protein product: MTYRLGIDVGGTNTDVVLLDKENRVIAKTKTAVTSDIVTGIRTGVGRVLEQSGVDGAQISHAMLGTTQVTNAIIERRELNDVAIVRLGAPATRAVKPLAGWPDDLRARYAEYSWIVGGGHEFDGREIAPLDEAEIRSIAESVKNKVQAVAITGVFSPVNTDHEERAAGIFREVLGEEIPISLSYQLGSVGLLERENATVLNAAVSSVAKRATMSFQQALADLGVHAALYLAQNDGTLMSVEYALLYPILTIACGPTNSMRGAAYLTGLKNAIVVDVGGTSTDVGVLVNGFPRESFVAVDVGGVRTNFRMPDLYSIGLGGGSRVIESEAGIEVGPKSVGYRIVEEGRAFGGDTTTFTDIVVSLGKASVGTHAVHLPTDFAQKAYDIAMAKTAEAIDRMKTSAEPVPLILVGGGSVLLPSELEGASEVHRPENFDVANAIGAAIAQVSGRVDRIFAMDQKSREEVLEEAKSIAIAEAIRAGAEASTIEIVEIEEIPIAYLPGNAVRIKVTVAGTLATYNFGSKVGAYANH
- a CDS encoding DUF917 domain-containing protein, which produces MRRLIHAKDIDHLALGATVLGTGGGGDPYIGALMAKQAIEKYGPVEMVSIDELNDDDLVIPSAMMGAPTVMIEKMPGGDEPVKAFTQLEKFLGRKAAATVSIEAGGLNSTIPFVVAAELGIPIVDADGMGRAFPEIPMTALHFGGISATPMMVADEKGNTVLLSTVNGAWTEALSRNATIVMGGSSMLALYGANADKMAPNLVHGTLSTAMKIGELLEAKEDAAVRLANLLKFTDGVEVFRGKLTDVMRRTVDGFARGTVTLEGMGVDSGSVCRLEFQNENLIAMRDGEPVATVPDLITVLDQETIHPITTEELRYGQRVIVITMPCAPVWHRPECLELVGPRYFGYDFDFKPLRPLTTQNA